The following coding sequences lie in one Spinacia oleracea cultivar Varoflay chromosome 1, BTI_SOV_V1, whole genome shotgun sequence genomic window:
- the LOC110778345 gene encoding cycloartenol-C-24-methyltransferase, with amino-acid sequence MSKTGAFDLATGVGGKIEKDDVLSAVDKYEKYHVYYGGEEEERKSNYTDMVNKYYDLVTSFYEFGWGESFHFAHRWNGESLRESIKRHEHFLALQLELKPGQKVLDVGCGIGGPLREISRFSSTSVTGLNNNEYQITRGKELNRIAGVDKTCNFLKADFMKMPIPENSFDAVYAIEATCHAPDAVGCYKEIYRVLKPGQRFAAYEWCMTDAFDPNNQDHQKIKSEIELGDGLPDIRSTRQCLDALKKAGFEVIWERDLAPDSPVPWYLPLDTNHFSLSSFRLTSVGRFCTRNLVKSLEYVGLAPKGSLRVQSFLEKAAEGLVEGGRREIFTPMYFFVVRKPLSQSE; translated from the exons ATGTCAAAAACTGGAGCTTTTGATCTAGCCACTGGCGTTGGCGGAAAGATCGAGAAAGACGATGTTCTTTCCGCCGTTGACAA GTATGAGAAATACCATGTCTACTATGGaggtgaagaagaagaaagaaaatcCAACTACACGGATATG GTCAACAAGTATTATGATCTGGTTACTAGTTTCTACGAGTTTGGCTGGGGAGAGTCTTTTCATTTTGCTCACAG ATGGAATGGAGAATCTCTGCGTGAAAGCATCAAACGCCATGAGCACTTCCTTGCTTTGCAACTAGAACTGAAACCCGGACAGAAG GTGCTGGATGTAGGATGTGGTATTGGAGGACCACTCAGGGAAATTTCTAGATTCAG CTCAACATCTGTGACAGGGTTGAACAATAATGAATATCAAATTACAAGGGGGAAG GAACTGAACCGGATTGCAGGGGTTGACAAGACATGTAATTTTCTCAAA GCTGATTTCATGAAAATGCCGATTCCAGAAAATTCTTTTGATGCAGTATATGCCATTGAGGCAACATGTCATGCGCCAGATGCT GTCGGGTGCTATAAAGAGATATACAGAGTGTTAAAGCCTGGGCAACGTTTTGCTGCATATGAGTGGTGCATGACAGATGCCTTTGATCCCAATAACCAAGATCACCAAAAAATTAAG TCAGAAATCGAACTTGGTGATGGGCTTCCCGATATCAGATCAACGAGACAGTGCCTTGATGCTCTAAAGAAAGCAGGTTTTGAG GTCATTTGGGAGAGAGATCTTGCACCTGATTCACCAGTTCCTTGGTACTTGCCTTTGGATACAAATCACTTTTCTTTGAGTAGCTTCCGTCTAACTTCTGTGGGACGTTTCTGCACGAGAAACCTG GTCAAGTCTCTAGAATACGTCGGACTTGCTCCAAAGGGAAGTCTAAGAGTTCAATCTTTTCTAGAAAAAGCTGCTGAAGGACTTGTTGAGGGTGGAAG GAGAGAGATCTTCACTCCTATGTACTTCTTTGTGGTGCGGAAGCCCTTGTCACAGAGCGAGTAG